Genomic window (Chryseobacterium sp. H1D6B):
TTTACTTTTGAATAACCGTGTAAAATGCTGTGGATATTTAAACCCTAGATCGTAAGAGATTTCACTGATAGATTTTTCAGGATTAAAGATCTGTTCTTTAGCAACTTCTATCAATTTATTATGAATGAATTCCTGCGCAGAAATTCCCAGTTCTTTTTTTATTAAATCCCCGAAATAATTCGCCGAAAGATTAAGTTGATCCGCAAAATAGTTCACCATCGGGAATCCAACATTTTTAGGTTTATCAGATTTTAAATAATTATCCAACAGGTTTTCAAATTTCCCGATAAATCCCTGATTGATGTGATCTCTGGTAATAAACTGGCGGTCGTAAAAACGCATACAGTAATTTAAAAAAAGTTCTATATTATTTACAATTAAAGATTTGCTGTGTTTATCAATGGACTGCTCCAGTTCAAGTTTAATATTTGAGAAGCATTCAAGAACAATTTCTCTTTCTTTTTCAGAGAGATGCAGGGCTTCATGTACATCGTAGGAGAAAAATGTATAATCGTTAATATTCTTACCCAAATTGGTTCCTTTAATAAGATCCGGATGAAAGAGTAACGCAAAACCTGCAGGCTGAATATGTTTTTCTTTGTTGTAAATTCCATAGGTCTGGCCGGGTGCAATGAAAACCAATGTTCCTTCCTGATAGTCATAGCTGTTTTTCCCATAAAGCATATCTCCGCACATGACATCCTTCAAAAAAATGGTGTAAAAACCAAACGTTCTTCTGTGCTGGCAGATAGGATCAGATTTTGAAAAATCAACTACACTTACCAGTGGGTGCAGGGTTTCTTGATTGGCCATTTTATTATATTCCGAAACGCTGTTATAGATTTCAACCTCTTGATTTTCCATGAAGTATATTTTTATTGATATTCAAAATTACCACTTTCTTTCGTACCTTTTATTCTGTCGGTAAAATTGGTACATCTTTCTGTAATTTATATAAGTGCTGTTAATTTAAAAGTATCGACTTTTGTACCGTTATGGAAACATTCGAAAACAAAAATATTTTTCCGAAAGGAGAAAAAGCACCTTCTGAATATTTTTCTGGAGGAACTGCCTGGGTACAGATCATAAAACCCAATAATGATGAGCTGAACTGCCAGATCGGCAACGTGATTTTTGAGCCGGGATGCAGAAATAACTGGCATACTCATGGCGGCGGACAGATTTTAATTGTAACTTCAGGAACCGGATTTTTTCAGGAAAAAGGAAAACCTGTACAAATATTAAATCCGGGAGATGTTGTAAATATACTTCCCAACGTAATTCACTGGCATGGTGCCAGCCCGGAAAGTGAGTTTACCCATCTCGCCATCAGTACGAATACCCAAAATGGAATTGTAGAATGGATGGAACCAGTAACAGACGAAGAGTATAACAACTTATAACTTAAATAAAAAATCAAATGAGCACATTCTCAGTAAAAGCTTTCGGAACAGAGTCTAAGGAAGCAGGCTTAAAAGAAATGAGTATTGAAAGAAGAGATACCACTCCACAGGATGTAGAAATAGAAATTCTATACTGCGGAGTATGCCACTCAGACCTTCATACAGCAAGAAATGACTGGGGCGGAACTAAATATCCTGCAGTTCCGGGTCATGAAATTGTAGGCAGAATTACAAAAATCGGAAATGAAGTAACCAAGTTTAAGGTGGGTGATCTTGCGGCAGTAGGCTGTTTAGTTGATTCTTGCGGAACTTGTGAAAGCTGTAAAAAAGATTTAGAGCAGTACTGCTTAAATGGGTTTACAGGAACTTATAATGGTAATGATAAACATTTGGGAGGCCATACTTTTGGAGGATATTCTGAAAAAGTAGTGGTAGACGAAAGTTTCGTTTTAAGAGTCCCTGAAAATTTAGATCTGGCTGCTGTAGCACCGCTTCTTTGTGCTGGAATTACTACTTGGTCTCCATTGAGACACTGGAACGTTGGTCCAGATTCTAAAGTGGCAGTTGTAGGGTTAGGAGGACTTGGGCATATGGCGATTAAGCTGGCTAAAGGTTTAGGAGCAGAAGTTACTTTATTCTCCAGAACTCCGGGAAAAACAGAAGATGCAAAACAATTAGGTGCTGATCACGTGGTTATTTCTACAGATGAAGAGCACATGAACTCTGTAAAAGGAAAATTCGATGTCATTATTGACACTGTTCCTTATGTACATGATGTGAATCCTTATGTTGCTACTTTAAATATCAGCGGAACTCTTGTTTTAGTAGGATATTTAGGTGGTTTGGAGCCTATTTTAAATACTGTTCCTATGATCATGGGAAGAAGATCTGTAGCCGCTTCTTTAATCGGGGGTATTGCTGAGACTCAGGAAATGCTAGATTTCTGCGGAGAACATAATATCGTTTCTGAAATTGAAATGATAAAAATGGGAGAAATTAATGAAGCCTATGAAAGAATGCTGAAAAGCGATGTAAGATACCGTTTCGTGATTGATATGAAATCTTTGTAAAATTTTCTAAGAATTTAAATAAGAAAAGACTCTTCAAAAGTGAAGGGTCTTTTTTATGTTTTATACTGTCTGATACGTTTTTTTCATATCCTGGAAAGCCCATTCTGCCATAGCATCAATTACCGTTCCCAGCTCACTCCCTGCCTCGCTTAATGTATAAGTAACATGTGGCGGTACGACCGGTTTTGCTGTTCTGATGATCAATCCATCCGCTTCCAGCTGTTTAAGATGCTGGATCAGCATTTTTTCTGTCACCTCTGGAATTGCTCTTTTAAGTTCACTGTATCTTTTCTCCCCTGTTGAAAGATTAAACAAAATAATAGGTTTCCAAAAACCTCCTATCTTTCCCATCACATACATTACAGGGCACTGGTCTAATATCTCCTTTCTGTTCTTCTGAATCGTAGAACTTTCTTTAATTGCTGTCATGATACATACTTTAGGGTAAGTACTTGTATAAAAGTAAGTACAAATATACCTTTGTATTAAGATATAAACAACTATTATTATGAAAATTATTGTAACAGGTTCTCTAGGGAACACAGCAAAACCACTGGCACAGCAATTAATTGCAGAAGGACATGAAATTACCATAATCAGCAGCAGTGATTCTAAAAAAACTGAGATCGAATCTTTAGGAGCAAAAGCGGCCATCGGTTCTATTAATGATTTAGATTTTCTTACAAAAACATTTGAAGGAGCAGACGCTGTATTTGCAATGACTCCGCCAAACATGGGTGAGGATAACATCATTGAAAATACAGTCAATGCAGGAAAAAATTATGCTGAAGCTGTAAAAAAAACAGGTGTAAAACGAATGGTCATGTTAAGCAGCGTAGGTGCAGATTCTCCTGTTGACAACGGCCCTATTGCGGGACTTCACCATATAGAAAAATTATATAATGAACTGGAAAATACTTCTGTCACTTTCCTAAGAGCAGGCTATTTTTATATTAATTTCTTTAATGATATTCCATTGATTAAAAATGCCGGAATTATCGGCGGGAATTATTCAGGAAACATCAATATCCCATTGGTTCATCCTAATGATATTGCTAAAGCGGCAGCGGAAGAGCTGGTAAAAAATTCAACTGGTAAAAGTGTACGATATATTGTAAGCGATACACGTAAAGCATCTGATTTTGCATCAGTTTTAGGGGCTGCAATCGGGAATCCAGAGCTTCCTTGGGTGGAATTCACAGATGAACAGTCTTTAGACGGAATGAAACAGGCAGGTCTTCCTGAAGAAATGGCTCATTTGTACGTTGAAATGGGTAAAGGAATTAGAACAGGTGTTGTTCAGGCCGATTTTATTGAGCATGGATCACCCGTTGACGGTAAAATTAAACTAGAGGAATTTGCTAAAGAGTTTGCTTCTCAATATTAATTTTTTTGTTTCCCAGGGCGACATCATTTATCAATTTAAATTTTCTATAAAAAAGTTTCGGCGCACCAAAGGTGCGCCGAAACTTTATCTAAACTTTTTTAATTTATTTCTTCAAAGTTTCTTTTAAAACTTTCAATTTCCCGTCAATAGGCTGTTCAATTTTCAAACCTAATATTTCAGCAACTAAAGGATAAACATTTACATTCGAAAATTCATCCACAACTACATTATTTTTAAACTCCGGCCCCCAGGCAAAAAATGTCGCTTTCATTTCAGGAACAAGTCTTGGATTATAACCATGTTTCCCGACTGATGTTTTCTTTCCTTTTTCCAAAAATATTTTTGGAGCTTTTGGAATGAGAAGAATCTGTCCTATCCTGTTGTACTGATCATCTTTAGTTCCGAAATGTAAATATTTAGGAAGCCTTTTGTCTAAATACACTTCATAGTCATCTGTTTTACCAGCTTTAAGTTCTTTATAGACCGCTTTAGTTTCTGCTGAATTTTTCACTACCACTCTCAATAATGTCTGAGAATTATAAAAATCGAACCTCTCTTTATTGAAAAGTACTGCAGGAATTTCTAAAGAGGTTCCGCCGTCAACTTTTATCATTCCGTGGTCGGAAACGAAAACAAAATTTACGTTTTTCAGTCCTAAATTATTCACTTTTTGAACCAGCTCTCCTATTGCGTTATCAATCAGATGAACAGCATCTTCTGTTTCTTTAGATTCCGGCCCGAAGTGGTGTCCGCTTCCATCTACTTCAGGGAAATATAATGAAATAAAATGCGGTCTTTTATCCATCGGCAGTTTTAACCAATCAATAACTCTATCAACCTTTTCAGAAGGCGTAAATTTCTCATGATAAGGATAATAATAGGTTGGTCTTTTTCCTCCCGCATCACTTGCAGAGCCCACCCACATTACAGAAGCTGAAACCATACCCTGCTTTTCAGCCAGTCCCCATAATGGAACTCCCCCATACCAGCTTCCATCTTCAGCATTTTTTTTATCACTCATTGCATAGAACTCTTTTCTCTTGTAATCATAGAAAAAGTTATCAATTAATCCGTGATGAGATGGATATAATCCAGTAATCAGACTCCAGTGGTTAGGAAATGTAATACTCGGATAACTTGGGATCATTGCTTTCGCCCGAACTCCTTCATTAGAAAACTTTAAAAGATTTTCTGCGTTATATTTTTTAGCGTAATCATAACGGAAGCCGTCCGTTGAGATCATGATCACATAAGGCTTCGTCTGTGCATCAACGCTGTTGTACCTATTAGGAATTATGACCTGAGCAGTATCCACCGGCGTTTTCTGTGCAGCCAGTGTTAAAGAAAAAATAAGCAGTAAAAAATACAGTCCTCGCTTCATTATAGAAATTTTCAGCAAAGTTACTGTGCCAAAATCTCAGATGAAAGTTTCCTGGGTTAAAAAAACATTAAACCTGGTATATTTTAAATTACTGCAGTTCTTGAATTTGAATTTTGTAAGCCATCTCAAATTGTGAAACCCAATTGTGAAGCCCCATTGCAGTAAGAAACTGGGAAGTGTTTTCAGAAGTATCATCTACATTATTTATCGATACGGCCTCTCCTTCATTTATTTGTTTTATCGCCCCAAAAAGCTTCGTCCCAATGCCCTTTTTTCTATGGATTTTATCAACAGAAATTTGATGTACTTTTCTTGTCAGGGGATTGTAAACAGCATATCCTGCAAGCTTTTCTTTTTTATATGCACCTAGAATTACACAGTCTTCATTCATCCGTTCAAGTACCATAACAGAATTCTGCCACGAGGGTTGAATATCCCAAAAAGACCTGAATTTTTCCCATTGAGGATTTTTCATTTCCTGTATCAGGATATCAGAATCTTTTTCTTTACATTGAATATTTCCTTTGAAACAAAGTAATTTACGGGTAATACTGAAACCTAAGTTAGTATAAGCCCTGACAGCAGGCTGATTCTCCTCAAGAACTTCGAGTGTCAAAATATCTGCTTTTCTATCTTGTAATACCGGAAGAATATGATCATACATTTTTCTGACTAATCCTTGGCCGCGATAGTCTGGAATTATTCCTGTACCAGCATTATATATAATCCGCTGTCCATCTTCTATTTTTTCAGCATGAAGAATAAAAGAAACCATCTGGCCTGATTGAAAGGCACCCACAGAAAGACTCTTATCAATTTTTTCAGTATTGATTTTTGATTTCAACTGTTCCTGTGTTAAATGAAAATGAATCAGATAATCAGAAAAAGAATGATTAAACACTGATAAAAGTTCCTGTATGTCAATATTTTCAAGGTTTTTGAATTCCATTTATATTATTTTATGAGCGGTTAAAACTATTGAACTAAAAAAGATATCAACAGTATTTTGAATTTCTATACAATAAAAATACCTCTATTTTTAGAGGTATAAAAAAAAAATTCTATTTTTTCACTTATTCCTTGATCAATTTTTCGAAAGATAAAGTTCCGTCTTTCAGCATAATTTCAAAATAGTAACTTCCCGATTTTAGATCAGAAACACTGATATTTTCACCATTAAGTTTTGCAGATTTTACTTTTCTTCCTGCTGCCTCATAAATGTCAATAGATTTAATTTTATCTGCATTTTTAAAATTAACTGTTTCTTTAGCCGGATTTGGATATAAAATGATTTTTTTACTCTCCGCTGTAATCTCGGTAGTTCCTAAAGATGCCGTCATATTTAAAGTTGCATATCCTCTATTCCCTCCTCCATGATAGCCGCTTGACAAAGCAGTGGTGGGGCCTTTAGCAAAAAATATACTGATATTTCCCGCCGCATTAGGGATAGCCGTATCTCCTGTGCCTCCTGAAAGAGACCTTGTTGCTACCACTGTTCTTATCCCTCCCGAAGCAGTATTAGAAGTCTGTGTCCAGTCTTGAACAGCATCAGCAGTAGGTGTAATGCCTATCCCGCTAAAAGTATAATCTCTGTTAGTAGAAGAGTTATAAATAAACCCATCTGCTCCACTTGCCATTCCGCTGCTACCAAAACCTATTCCAAGATAAGAGGTATCACTTCCTGTAAGAGTTATTGTCGCTAAAGCAGGCGTTGTATCCAACTTTACAGTCATTCCGGTCGACCCCAGACTTACTGTCCCTGAGGAAAACTGCGCTCCAGCAAAACCAGCCAGAGCTAAACTAAATACTAGTAAAACTTTTTTCATATTTTTAATTTTTTAAGAGATTGATGATTTCTTTATTGTTTGTCTGCAAAGCGTATTCAAATGGAGTCATTCCCATTGAATCTTTTTTAGACTTATCAGCTTTATATCTAAGCAGTAATTCTATTAATTCTTTATTCCCGAATTTCACCGCCCAGAACAACGGTGTAGATCCCGTAGCATCTGGTATATTAGGATCAGCATTTTTCTTTAATAAATGCTCTGCCAGCTTTTTATTATATTTTACAGAAAGTCCTGCCAAAGCCGTTCCTTCCTGGCTTGTATAATTAATGTCCTTTACATGATCTATTAAAAAATCGGCTACTTCTACATTCCCTCTGTAGCAGGCCAAAATAAGAGGTGAAAAACCGCTTTCGTTAGTCTGGTTAATAACATCGGGATTCTTTTTCATCTGTTCTTTAACTTCTGCTACCGTTCCGCTTCTTGCAGTATCAAAAATAGATTTTGATTTTTCCTGAGCTGATATCAATGAAAAGCTCAGAAAAGCACTCAGTAATAAGATTAAATTTTTCATTGTTTCGACAGTACATAATTATATCCAACATTTACATTTTCTGCTACTTTCTTGGTAACCATTTTAGGAATTGTTACATTAAAATCAACAGGTTTTGCTGTAAAGTTTCCCTGCACATAGATCTTTCCATCTTTAGAAGAAATAGAAGCGGTTGAAGAAACAGCTTTATCTACCCCATGGAAATTAAGTGTTCCCTGAACGGTATATTTCTGTGGTGATGCAGAGAGTTTAGTTTTGTCGAAATTTAATATCTTGCCTGTAAAAGTGGCTTTCGGATATTTCGAAGTTTCGGCATAATTTTCATTAAAATGCTCTTCCATCAATTTCACTTTGAAATGGAAATTTTTCACCATGGTAATAGAAGCCATATCTCCCGTATCGGTATTGATGACAACCACATTATTGTCGTCCTGTGCATAAATATCTTCAAATAACGGAACAGACGCCTCAAACGTCACTTTTCCTGTTTTAGAAATATATTTTTGAGCTAAAGCAAAATTGGCAAAAAATACCGAAGCAATAAATAATACTAATTTTTTCATATCCTTTTTTTTAGTTTTCTACAAGCCCGTCGGCTTTCCATTTGATAAAAA
Coding sequences:
- a CDS encoding helix-turn-helix transcriptional regulator produces the protein MENQEVEIYNSVSEYNKMANQETLHPLVSVVDFSKSDPICQHRRTFGFYTIFLKDVMCGDMLYGKNSYDYQEGTLVFIAPGQTYGIYNKEKHIQPAGFALLFHPDLIKGTNLGKNINDYTFFSYDVHEALHLSEKEREIVLECFSNIKLELEQSIDKHSKSLIVNNIELFLNYCMRFYDRQFITRDHINQGFIGKFENLLDNYLKSDKPKNVGFPMVNYFADQLNLSANYFGDLIKKELGISAQEFIHNKLIEVAKEQIFNPEKSISEISYDLGFKYPQHFTRLFKSKVGVSPSEYKTMN
- a CDS encoding cupin domain-containing protein; translation: METFENKNIFPKGEKAPSEYFSGGTAWVQIIKPNNDELNCQIGNVIFEPGCRNNWHTHGGGQILIVTSGTGFFQEKGKPVQILNPGDVVNILPNVIHWHGASPESEFTHLAISTNTQNGIVEWMEPVTDEEYNNL
- a CDS encoding NAD(P)-dependent alcohol dehydrogenase produces the protein MSTFSVKAFGTESKEAGLKEMSIERRDTTPQDVEIEILYCGVCHSDLHTARNDWGGTKYPAVPGHEIVGRITKIGNEVTKFKVGDLAAVGCLVDSCGTCESCKKDLEQYCLNGFTGTYNGNDKHLGGHTFGGYSEKVVVDESFVLRVPENLDLAAVAPLLCAGITTWSPLRHWNVGPDSKVAVVGLGGLGHMAIKLAKGLGAEVTLFSRTPGKTEDAKQLGADHVVISTDEEHMNSVKGKFDVIIDTVPYVHDVNPYVATLNISGTLVLVGYLGGLEPILNTVPMIMGRRSVAASLIGGIAETQEMLDFCGEHNIVSEIEMIKMGEINEAYERMLKSDVRYRFVIDMKSL
- a CDS encoding helix-turn-helix domain-containing protein, with the protein product MTAIKESSTIQKNRKEILDQCPVMYVMGKIGGFWKPIILFNLSTGEKRYSELKRAIPEVTEKMLIQHLKQLEADGLIIRTAKPVVPPHVTYTLSEAGSELGTVIDAMAEWAFQDMKKTYQTV
- a CDS encoding NAD(P)H-binding protein, giving the protein MKIIVTGSLGNTAKPLAQQLIAEGHEITIISSSDSKKTEIESLGAKAAIGSINDLDFLTKTFEGADAVFAMTPPNMGEDNIIENTVNAGKNYAEAVKKTGVKRMVMLSSVGADSPVDNGPIAGLHHIEKLYNELENTSVTFLRAGYFYINFFNDIPLIKNAGIIGGNYSGNINIPLVHPNDIAKAAAEELVKNSTGKSVRYIVSDTRKASDFASVLGAAIGNPELPWVEFTDEQSLDGMKQAGLPEEMAHLYVEMGKGIRTGVVQADFIEHGSPVDGKIKLEEFAKEFASQY
- a CDS encoding ectonucleotide pyrophosphatase/phosphodiesterase is translated as MKRGLYFLLLIFSLTLAAQKTPVDTAQVIIPNRYNSVDAQTKPYVIMISTDGFRYDYAKKYNAENLLKFSNEGVRAKAMIPSYPSITFPNHWSLITGLYPSHHGLIDNFFYDYKRKEFYAMSDKKNAEDGSWYGGVPLWGLAEKQGMVSASVMWVGSASDAGGKRPTYYYPYHEKFTPSEKVDRVIDWLKLPMDKRPHFISLYFPEVDGSGHHFGPESKETEDAVHLIDNAIGELVQKVNNLGLKNVNFVFVSDHGMIKVDGGTSLEIPAVLFNKERFDFYNSQTLLRVVVKNSAETKAVYKELKAGKTDDYEVYLDKRLPKYLHFGTKDDQYNRIGQILLIPKAPKIFLEKGKKTSVGKHGYNPRLVPEMKATFFAWGPEFKNNVVVDEFSNVNVYPLVAEILGLKIEQPIDGKLKVLKETLKK
- a CDS encoding GNAT family N-acetyltransferase, producing MEFKNLENIDIQELLSVFNHSFSDYLIHFHLTQEQLKSKINTEKIDKSLSVGAFQSGQMVSFILHAEKIEDGQRIIYNAGTGIIPDYRGQGLVRKMYDHILPVLQDRKADILTLEVLEENQPAVRAYTNLGFSITRKLLCFKGNIQCKEKDSDILIQEMKNPQWEKFRSFWDIQPSWQNSVMVLERMNEDCVILGAYKKEKLAGYAVYNPLTRKVHQISVDKIHRKKGIGTKLFGAIKQINEGEAVSINNVDDTSENTSQFLTAMGLHNWVSQFEMAYKIQIQELQ
- a CDS encoding T9SS type A sorting domain-containing protein, which codes for MKKVLLVFSLALAGFAGAQFSSGTVSLGSTGMTVKLDTTPALATITLTGSDTSYLGIGFGSSGMASGADGFIYNSSTNRDYTFSGIGITPTADAVQDWTQTSNTASGGIRTVVATRSLSGGTGDTAIPNAAGNISIFFAKGPTTALSSGYHGGGNRGYATLNMTASLGTTEITAESKKIILYPNPAKETVNFKNADKIKSIDIYEAAGRKVKSAKLNGENISVSDLKSGSYYFEIMLKDGTLSFEKLIKE
- a CDS encoding ankyrin repeat domain-containing protein; amino-acid sequence: MKNLILLLSAFLSFSLISAQEKSKSIFDTARSGTVAEVKEQMKKNPDVINQTNESGFSPLILACYRGNVEVADFLIDHVKDINYTSQEGTALAGLSVKYNKKLAEHLLKKNADPNIPDATGSTPLFWAVKFGNKELIELLLRYKADKSKKDSMGMTPFEYALQTNNKEIINLLKN
- a CDS encoding YceI family protein, translated to MKKLVLFIASVFFANFALAQKYISKTGKVTFEASVPLFEDIYAQDDNNVVVINTDTGDMASITMVKNFHFKVKLMEEHFNENYAETSKYPKATFTGKILNFDKTKLSASPQKYTVQGTLNFHGVDKAVSSTASISSKDGKIYVQGNFTAKPVDFNVTIPKMVTKKVAENVNVGYNYVLSKQ